The following coding sequences lie in one Sporocytophaga myxococcoides DSM 11118 genomic window:
- a CDS encoding MBL fold metallo-hydrolase RNA specificity domain-containing protein: protein MKAKIHFLGGTGTVSGSKFLLETSKHQLLIDCGLFQGSKSLRLLNRAPLPLDYNKLSAVLITHAHLDHTGYLPVLIKNGYKGPVFMTTPTVALTEVILRDSAKIQMEEADAANQGNYSKHKPALPLYTLDEVEQTLNFILDCGENEWISLAKDIKFRFRKNGHILGSSFLEIDISDKKLIFSGDVGRTESLYLPSPSIPEQADILILESTYGNRLHSKVSPKSQLKDLINKTIQREGNIYIPCFAVGRALEIMLLIDVLKKENKIPHIPVVFDSPMGAEAIVATSKFPDWHKLNNTDLIDLNKETYFVRNIEETFSIIDRKKSKIVIAGSGMITGGRILHYLKAGIEDSNNLVILPGYQAEGTRGRALHDGEPGIKIMGKFYQVNAEIARLENISGHADQKELLNWIAGFRYKPKKVILIHGEKAAGQVLAEKINEKFGITVDLPDLNDIVEIN, encoded by the coding sequence ATGAAGGCAAAAATTCATTTTTTAGGAGGAACAGGCACTGTTTCAGGGTCAAAATTTTTATTAGAAACCTCAAAACATCAGCTCCTTATTGATTGTGGTTTATTTCAGGGGAGTAAATCTTTGAGACTGCTGAACAGAGCTCCTCTCCCTTTGGATTACAATAAACTTTCGGCTGTTCTGATAACGCATGCTCACTTGGATCACACAGGTTACTTACCTGTACTTATAAAAAACGGTTATAAGGGACCGGTATTTATGACGACACCAACTGTAGCACTTACTGAAGTAATTCTCAGAGATAGTGCCAAAATCCAGATGGAAGAAGCAGATGCAGCTAATCAGGGGAATTATTCCAAACACAAACCTGCCTTGCCCCTCTATACTTTAGACGAGGTTGAACAAACATTGAATTTTATTCTGGACTGTGGTGAAAATGAATGGATCTCACTTGCAAAAGATATTAAATTCAGGTTTAGAAAAAATGGTCATATTCTTGGTTCTTCCTTTCTCGAAATAGATATTTCGGATAAAAAATTAATCTTTTCCGGAGATGTAGGACGGACAGAATCACTTTATCTTCCTTCCCCTTCTATACCTGAGCAAGCTGATATACTAATACTGGAATCAACCTATGGCAACAGATTACATTCTAAAGTGTCACCAAAGAGTCAGCTAAAAGACCTTATAAACAAAACAATTCAGCGAGAGGGAAATATCTACATTCCTTGTTTTGCAGTAGGCAGAGCGCTTGAAATAATGCTGCTCATTGATGTTTTGAAAAAAGAAAATAAGATACCACATATTCCAGTTGTTTTTGACTCTCCAATGGGTGCGGAAGCAATTGTGGCTACTTCTAAATTTCCAGATTGGCACAAACTAAACAATACCGATCTGATAGATTTAAACAAGGAAACGTATTTTGTTAGAAATATAGAAGAAACCTTTAGCATCATTGATCGAAAAAAATCCAAGATTGTAATTGCGGGAAGTGGAATGATTACTGGCGGAAGAATTTTACATTATCTGAAAGCCGGAATAGAAGACAGTAATAATCTTGTAATACTTCCTGGTTATCAAGCGGAAGGAACCAGAGGAAGAGCATTGCATGACGGGGAACCCGGAATTAAAATCATGGGGAAATTTTATCAAGTAAATGCCGAAATAGCTCGTCTCGAGAATATATCAGGCCATGCGGATCAGAAGGAACTCCTCAATTGGATTGCCGGTTTCAGATACAAACCTAAAAAAGTCATTCTTATCCACGGGGAAAAAGCTGCCGGACAGGTTTTAGCTGAAAAAATAAATGAAAAATTCGGAATTACTGTTGACTTGCCGGATTTAAATGATATTGTTGAAATTAACTAA
- a CDS encoding penicillin-binding protein 1A translates to MSNQEQGFSLKDFNWKKWIKPGMIFLAVLFASIFIYITYQVYKNLPDGNDLKNIRNATASEIYSSDGILIGKYFIQDRTDINFEKLPKHLINALLATEDIRFYKHNGFDRRGMLRVLFKSVIMQDESSGGGSTVEQQLAKNLFPRKRYRFFSMLINKTREAIVATRLNETFNKNEILTLYFNTVPYGENAYGIAAGARRYFNSAVDSLNVQQAATLVGMLKATTSYNPAKNPEKAKERRNVVLQQMAKYQFLTQEEAEKYQKKDLKIRYNYLSHNTGLATYFREYLRQELDEWCNTHYKPDGTPYNLYTDGLKIYTTIDSKMQRHAEKAMTEHMSKLQVSFYSHWKNTTPWKKTPQVLTDACKRSDRYQYLKSLDLDDTDLKKELNKKSEMKVFTWAGEKDKNFSTLDSIKHYLYFLQAGFFAMDPFTGQVKVWVGGINHKYFKYDHVTSKRQVGSTFKPIVYAAALESGISPCEYFPNQRQVIEEYDNWSPKNADGNYGGYYSMTGALTNSVNTVSASLIMKAGVNKVVNFAEKLGISSPLDPVPSLALGTADVSLMEMVSAYGAFANGGKSVTPNYLLKIKDKAGKTIYKSNPPYFRQTVSAPTAEMITYMLRKVVQEGTAAGMANYVGPDAQIAGKTGTTQSHADGWFIGYTPSLVAGCWVGAEDRRVHFRSIDLGQGAHMAMPIFGKFMGKLGKDKKLKKYVYQQWPDLSEEMYENMDCVPFSENAPDGYPVDNSNTNEASEEELTSPSENQRSHRRQESKEPLNWFKNIFKKKKRERTSSENEDDEWY, encoded by the coding sequence ATGAGTAATCAGGAACAGGGATTTTCCTTAAAAGATTTTAACTGGAAAAAATGGATTAAACCGGGAATGATATTTCTGGCGGTTCTATTCGCTTCAATCTTTATTTACATTACGTACCAAGTATACAAAAACCTCCCCGACGGAAATGACCTGAAAAATATCAGGAATGCTACAGCTTCTGAAATCTATTCTTCAGATGGAATTCTTATAGGAAAGTATTTTATTCAGGATCGTACGGATATAAATTTTGAAAAACTTCCTAAGCATTTAATCAATGCCTTGCTGGCTACAGAAGATATCCGCTTTTACAAACACAATGGATTTGACCGCAGAGGGATGCTTAGGGTGCTTTTTAAATCCGTCATAATGCAGGATGAAAGCTCTGGCGGAGGAAGTACTGTGGAGCAACAGTTGGCCAAAAACCTATTTCCCAGAAAGAGATATAGGTTCTTTTCTATGCTTATTAATAAAACCAGAGAAGCAATTGTAGCTACAAGACTCAATGAAACTTTTAATAAAAATGAGATTCTGACTCTGTACTTCAATACGGTACCCTACGGTGAAAATGCTTATGGAATAGCAGCCGGGGCCAGAAGATATTTTAATAGTGCTGTAGATTCTCTGAATGTTCAACAGGCAGCGACACTGGTTGGAATGCTTAAAGCTACGACCTCTTATAATCCGGCAAAAAATCCGGAAAAAGCAAAGGAACGCAGAAATGTTGTCTTGCAGCAAATGGCAAAATACCAGTTTCTTACACAAGAAGAAGCGGAGAAATATCAGAAGAAAGATTTAAAAATCAGATATAATTACCTTTCTCACAATACTGGATTAGCCACGTATTTCAGAGAATATCTTAGACAAGAATTAGATGAATGGTGCAATACCCATTATAAACCGGACGGAACACCTTACAATCTGTACACAGATGGTTTGAAAATTTACACCACCATTGATTCAAAGATGCAACGGCACGCCGAAAAAGCGATGACAGAGCATATGTCCAAATTGCAGGTTAGTTTCTACTCTCACTGGAAAAACACCACTCCGTGGAAAAAAACTCCCCAGGTATTAACTGATGCATGCAAAAGGTCTGACAGATATCAGTATTTAAAAAGCCTTGACCTGGATGATACAGATTTAAAAAAGGAACTGAATAAAAAATCAGAAATGAAAGTGTTTACCTGGGCTGGAGAAAAAGATAAAAACTTTTCAACTCTGGATTCCATCAAGCACTACTTATATTTCCTTCAAGCAGGTTTTTTTGCAATGGATCCATTTACCGGTCAAGTCAAAGTCTGGGTTGGTGGCATCAATCATAAATACTTTAAATATGATCACGTGACCTCCAAAAGACAGGTTGGTTCAACATTCAAACCTATTGTGTATGCTGCTGCTCTGGAATCTGGAATTAGTCCTTGCGAATACTTCCCTAATCAAAGACAAGTGATTGAAGAATATGACAACTGGTCACCTAAAAATGCCGATGGAAATTATGGGGGATATTATTCTATGACAGGCGCGCTGACCAATTCTGTAAACACTGTTTCTGCAAGCCTGATCATGAAAGCAGGAGTTAATAAAGTTGTAAACTTTGCGGAAAAACTTGGCATCAGTTCCCCTCTGGACCCTGTACCATCCCTGGCTCTCGGCACTGCAGATGTTTCTTTAATGGAAATGGTTTCTGCATATGGTGCATTTGCCAATGGCGGGAAAAGTGTTACTCCAAATTACCTGTTAAAAATAAAAGACAAGGCAGGTAAAACAATATACAAAAGTAATCCTCCTTATTTTCGTCAGACAGTAAGTGCTCCAACTGCTGAAATGATTACCTATATGCTTAGAAAGGTAGTACAGGAAGGTACTGCAGCTGGTATGGCTAATTATGTAGGACCGGATGCACAGATTGCAGGAAAAACAGGTACAACACAATCTCATGCAGACGGATGGTTTATTGGCTACACTCCTTCTCTTGTTGCAGGATGCTGGGTTGGTGCGGAAGATAGAAGAGTTCATTTCAGGTCCATAGATCTTGGTCAGGGTGCACATATGGCAATGCCAATATTCGGGAAGTTTATGGGGAAACTAGGCAAAGACAAAAAGCTAAAAAAATATGTATACCAGCAATGGCCTGACCTCAGCGAAGAAATGTATGAAAATATGGACTGCGTTCCTTTTTCAGAAAATGCTCCTGATGGCTATCCTGTAGATAACAGCAATACCAATGAAGCGTCTGAAGAAGAATTAACAAGCCCTTCAGAAAATCAAAGATCTCACCGTCGTCAGGAATCAAAAGAACCTCTGAACTGGTTTAAGAATATATTTAAGAAGAAAAAACGAGAAAGAACTTCATCTGAAAATGAAGATGATGAATGGTATTAA
- a CDS encoding peptidase U32 family protein: MKDKIEVMAPAGSFEAFMAAIQGGADSIYFGVDQLNMRARAANNFLLEDLPEIGRIAREHNVKTYVTLNTILYDHDMSIMKRIIDSIKENGLTAIIAADHAAIQYAFTKGVEVHLSTQVNVTNLETVKFYAMFSDVIVLSRELSLKQIKDITDGIKRENVRGPKGELVRIEIFAHGALCMAVSGKCYLSLHTANSSANRGACQQNCRRTYKVIDLEDGHELEIDNEYIMSPKDLCTINFLDEVIASGVTVLKLEGRGRAPEYVKTVTKCYREAVDAYLDDTFTDEKLQDWMNRLETVYNRGFWSGYYLGQKLGEWTNKHGSSATTRKIFLGKGVRYFPKVKVAEFILETHKLKIGDEILIIGPTTGVVETTITEIRVDDKQVDEVGKGISFSIPLEETIRSSDKIYKVVPAND, from the coding sequence ATGAAAGATAAGATAGAAGTAATGGCACCTGCAGGCTCCTTTGAAGCCTTTATGGCAGCTATTCAGGGAGGAGCAGACTCCATTTATTTTGGAGTAGATCAATTGAACATGAGAGCTCGTGCAGCTAATAACTTCCTTTTGGAAGACCTTCCGGAAATCGGTCGCATTGCCAGAGAGCACAATGTTAAAACCTACGTAACTCTTAATACGATCCTTTACGATCATGATATGAGCATCATGAAACGTATTATCGATTCCATAAAAGAAAACGGACTTACAGCTATTATAGCTGCTGATCATGCAGCCATTCAATATGCTTTTACCAAAGGTGTGGAAGTACATCTTTCAACTCAGGTAAATGTCACCAACCTTGAAACTGTCAAGTTTTATGCAATGTTCTCTGATGTCATAGTACTTTCAAGAGAATTAAGCTTGAAGCAAATTAAAGACATTACAGATGGTATCAAACGTGAAAATGTAAGAGGACCAAAAGGGGAACTTGTTCGTATAGAGATCTTTGCTCATGGCGCTCTCTGCATGGCTGTCTCTGGTAAATGCTATCTGAGTTTACATACTGCCAACTCTTCTGCTAACCGCGGTGCTTGTCAGCAAAACTGCAGACGTACTTACAAAGTAATAGATCTGGAAGATGGTCATGAGCTTGAAATTGATAATGAGTACATCATGTCTCCTAAAGATTTATGTACAATCAATTTCCTGGATGAAGTAATAGCCAGTGGTGTCACAGTACTAAAACTGGAAGGTAGAGGCCGTGCACCTGAATATGTAAAAACTGTCACCAAATGCTACAGGGAAGCAGTCGATGCTTATCTTGATGATACATTTACAGATGAAAAACTTCAGGATTGGATGAACAGGCTTGAAACCGTTTATAACAGAGGCTTCTGGAGCGGTTATTATCTTGGCCAGAAACTTGGCGAATGGACAAACAAACACGGGTCTTCTGCTACTACACGTAAAATATTCCTTGGTAAAGGAGTACGTTATTTCCCAAAAGTTAAAGTTGCCGAATTTATCCTGGAAACACATAAACTCAAGATTGGTGACGAAATTCTGATTATCGGACCTACGACAGGCGTGGTTGAAACTACAATAACTGAGATAAGGGTTGACGACAAACAGGTAGATGAAGTAGGAAAAGGTATTTCATTTTCAATACCTCTTGAGGAAACAATCCGTAGCAGCGATAAAATCTATAAAGTAGTTCCGGCCAATGATTAA
- a CDS encoding YqaE/Pmp3 family membrane protein — MKKTLFCLNGIILSSLIFLLSCSKKESAFFTNHYPTGYTSMNRPNKETIKPEIQNHIATANKEIVAAVGEQVIFKSEIGDSKNNSDEIKAILSDEPQALGKEAATPSKKEIKKIVKKAIKESKSNDSNVSKLLLVIIAILIPPLAVALVDGIHGPFWLSILLTILFYIPGLIYAIYRIYKND, encoded by the coding sequence ATGAAAAAAACATTATTTTGTCTGAATGGAATAATTCTTTCTTCACTGATATTTCTATTATCATGCAGCAAAAAAGAATCTGCGTTTTTTACTAACCATTATCCTACTGGATATACTAGTATGAATAGACCGAATAAAGAAACTATTAAACCTGAAATTCAAAATCATATTGCTACTGCCAATAAAGAGATTGTTGCTGCAGTTGGTGAGCAGGTAATTTTTAAATCTGAGATAGGTGATTCAAAGAATAATTCAGATGAAATTAAAGCAATTCTTTCTGATGAGCCACAAGCTTTAGGGAAAGAAGCTGCGACTCCTTCTAAAAAGGAAATTAAGAAGATAGTGAAAAAGGCTATTAAAGAAAGTAAATCAAATGATAGTAATGTAAGCAAGCTATTGCTTGTGATCATCGCTATTTTAATTCCTCCTCTTGCAGTTGCTTTGGTTGACGGGATCCATGGACCGTTCTGGCTTAGTATTTTGCTTACAATCCTGTTCTACATTCCAGGATTGATATATGCTATTTACAGGATTTATAAAAATGATTAA
- a CDS encoding ferredoxin produces MIKIIQQREKCIGCNYCVEVAPDRWAMSKKDGKSVLIGSKDKKGFHAVDVSEVEQDANKKAAELCPVKIIQVIQK; encoded by the coding sequence ATGATTAAGATCATTCAGCAGAGAGAGAAATGCATAGGCTGCAATTATTGTGTTGAAGTTGCCCCAGACCGTTGGGCTATGTCTAAGAAAGATGGTAAGAGTGTTTTGATCGGATCAAAAGATAAAAAAGGATTTCATGCGGTAGATGTCTCAGAAGTAGAACAAGATGCTAATAAAAAGGCGGCAGAACTCTGTCCGGTAAAGATTATCCAGGTAATTCAGAAATAA
- a CDS encoding universal stress protein: protein MKRITALFATDFSSSAENALNYFINFARPFEVKLLVLHVVEVPLIPTEVPYDRLFEKQVSDKKELGAKLMKTTTRILEVCNNFEVDQIIAEGDPQEEINKISDKYGVDLIVMGNKKGGIFTRIFNGDTVAGMIEKGSRKILAISEDIHFSPVKTIVYACAISVRDHENINVLSEYAKVFDAEIIILNVIDKLEQEYPEIAAVMLEEIMDHVHYKNIKLITKMGTNVSAIIKKFTDEIDTDLLVMATHHRSFFEAILAGSTTEKVLNISNHPMLIFHLTGNTKGW, encoded by the coding sequence ATGAAAAGAATCACCGCTTTGTTTGCAACAGATTTTTCTTCAAGTGCAGAAAATGCATTGAATTATTTTATCAATTTTGCCAGACCATTCGAGGTAAAGCTCTTGGTATTGCATGTTGTGGAGGTACCATTAATACCCACAGAAGTTCCTTATGACAGGTTGTTTGAAAAACAGGTTTCCGATAAAAAGGAGCTGGGAGCAAAGTTAATGAAGACGACCACCCGCATATTGGAGGTTTGCAATAATTTTGAGGTGGATCAAATTATTGCAGAAGGGGATCCACAGGAAGAAATTAATAAGATTTCCGACAAATATGGTGTTGATCTTATTGTTATGGGAAATAAGAAGGGAGGGATCTTTACAAGAATTTTTAATGGTGATACTGTAGCCGGAATGATTGAAAAAGGTAGTCGTAAAATTTTAGCAATATCAGAGGATATTCATTTCAGTCCTGTAAAAACTATAGTTTACGCATGTGCCATTTCTGTAAGAGATCATGAAAATATTAATGTATTAAGTGAGTATGCAAAAGTATTTGATGCGGAAATAATTATCCTGAATGTGATAGATAAATTGGAACAGGAATATCCGGAGATAGCTGCGGTGATGCTTGAGGAGATTATGGATCACGTTCATTATAAAAATATAAAACTGATTACCAAAATGGGCACCAACGTGTCAGCAATTATAAAGAAGTTTACAGATGAGATCGATACCGATTTGCTTGTAATGGCTACCCATCACAGAAGTTTTTTTGAGGCTATTTTAGCTGGTAGTACTACCGAAAAAGTATTGAATATATCAAACCATCCTATGCTTATATTTCATCTGACAGGTAATACAAAAGGGTGGTAG